A genomic stretch from Caulobacter sp. FWC2 includes:
- a CDS encoding SGNH/GDSL hydrolase family protein codes for MKMLARLAVFGAALALAFPVHSESPKSPRWVGAWASAQIAPDEKNRLAAEDYADATLRQVVRLTLGGETLRVRLSNAFGTAPLTIKAAHVAVSANLASARIDPATDRALTFSGRAEVTIPAGADYWSDPVALKVAPLSSLAISLHYAAAPSVQTGHPGSRATSYVLAGDHVAAADLPGAKTADRWLQISSVDVVSAKARAIVALGDSITDGYGVQPNTNLRWTDGLIERLKGKNIGLLNLGIGGNRVLLDGQGPNALARFERDVLSQAGVTHVVLLEGVNDLGTLTREAPAAPEAHKALVEQVIAGYRQMIDRAQGRGIKVIGATILPYGRSAYYHPGPESEADRQAINAWIRAPGNFDGVIDWDKALRDPTKPTALLPAYDNDGLHPNMAGYKAMADAVPLSLFEK; via the coding sequence ATGAAGATGCTCGCGCGGCTGGCCGTGTTCGGGGCCGCCCTGGCCCTCGCTTTCCCGGTTCATTCCGAGTCGCCCAAGAGCCCCCGCTGGGTCGGCGCCTGGGCCAGCGCCCAGATCGCGCCGGACGAAAAGAATCGCCTCGCCGCCGAGGACTATGCCGACGCCACGTTGCGCCAGGTCGTGCGCCTGACCCTGGGCGGCGAGACGCTGCGGGTGCGCCTGTCCAACGCTTTCGGGACCGCGCCCCTGACCATCAAGGCCGCCCATGTCGCGGTCTCGGCGAATCTGGCCAGCGCTCGCATCGATCCGGCCACCGACCGCGCCCTCACCTTCTCCGGCCGCGCCGAGGTGACCATTCCCGCCGGCGCCGACTACTGGTCCGATCCGGTCGCCTTGAAGGTCGCCCCCCTAAGCAGCTTGGCCATCAGCCTCCACTACGCTGCCGCGCCCAGCGTCCAGACCGGCCACCCCGGCTCGCGGGCGACCTCCTACGTCCTGGCCGGCGACCACGTGGCCGCCGCCGACCTGCCGGGCGCCAAGACCGCCGACCGCTGGCTGCAGATCTCCAGCGTCGACGTGGTCTCGGCCAAGGCTCGCGCCATCGTGGCGCTGGGCGACAGCATCACCGACGGCTACGGCGTCCAGCCCAACACCAATCTGCGCTGGACCGACGGCCTGATCGAACGGCTGAAGGGCAAGAACATCGGCCTCCTGAACCTCGGCATCGGCGGCAACCGCGTACTGCTCGACGGCCAGGGCCCCAACGCCCTGGCGCGGTTCGAGCGGGACGTCCTCTCCCAGGCGGGCGTCACCCACGTGGTGCTGCTGGAAGGCGTCAACGATCTGGGAACCCTGACCCGCGAGGCGCCCGCCGCGCCCGAAGCCCACAAGGCCCTGGTCGAGCAGGTCATCGCCGGCTATCGCCAGATGATCGACCGCGCCCAGGGCCGGGGGATCAAGGTGATCGGCGCGACCATCCTGCCCTATGGCCGCTCGGCCTATTATCACCCCGGCCCCGAGAGCGAGGCCGACCGCCAGGCGATCAACGCCTGGATCCGCGCGCCCGGGAATTTCGACGGCGTCATCGACTGGGACAAGGCCCTGCGCGACCCGACCAAGCCGACCGCCCTGCTGCCGGCCTACGACAATGACGGCCTGCATCCGAACATGGCGGGCTACAAGGCCATGGCGGACGCCGTGCCGCTGAGCCTGTTTGAGAAGTAA
- a CDS encoding polysaccharide deacetylase family protein has translation MIAAALLLAASGPVIAFTWDDLPAHSALPPGVTRVQIAADLLKAAADAKAPAFGFINGAQAAATTTEPDSTPVMKMWRAAGQPLGNHTWSHRNIATATPEQYTAEIAQNELLLRDLMGKEDWRWLRYPYLAEGETLEKRLTVRAWLADNHYKIASVTMSFADYAFNEPYARCVAKGDQAAIADLEKRYLDGAAAVADRARTMSRTLYGKDIPYVLLMHAGAFDARMAPRLYKLYQDRGFGFTTLAKAQKHPFYRTDLAPGLPPEPTTLENALKAKGLPVPADPVDAKALGEMCR, from the coding sequence ATGATCGCCGCCGCTCTTCTTCTGGCCGCTTCCGGTCCCGTCATCGCCTTCACCTGGGATGACCTGCCGGCGCACAGCGCCCTGCCGCCCGGCGTCACACGCGTGCAGATCGCAGCCGATTTGCTGAAGGCCGCCGCTGACGCCAAGGCGCCGGCGTTCGGCTTCATCAACGGCGCCCAGGCGGCGGCGACCACCACAGAGCCGGACTCGACGCCGGTGATGAAGATGTGGCGCGCGGCCGGCCAACCGCTGGGCAACCACACCTGGTCGCACCGCAACATCGCCACCGCCACGCCGGAGCAATACACGGCCGAGATCGCCCAGAACGAGCTGCTGCTACGGGACCTGATGGGTAAGGAAGATTGGCGCTGGCTGCGCTATCCGTACCTGGCCGAAGGCGAGACGCTGGAGAAGCGCCTGACCGTGCGCGCCTGGCTGGCCGACAACCACTACAAGATCGCCAGCGTGACGATGAGCTTCGCCGACTACGCCTTTAACGAGCCCTATGCCCGCTGCGTGGCCAAGGGCGACCAGGCCGCGATCGCCGACCTGGAGAAGCGTTACCTGGACGGCGCCGCCGCCGTCGCCGACCGCGCCCGCACGATGAGCCGGACGCTCTATGGCAAGGACATCCCCTACGTCCTGCTGATGCACGCCGGCGCCTTCGACGCACGCATGGCCCCGCGTCTGTACAAGCTCTACCAGGATCGCGGCTTCGGCTTCACGACGCTGGCGAAGGCGCAGAAGCATCCGTTCTACCGCACCGACCTCGCCCCCGGCCTGCCGCCCGAGCCGACGACGCTGGAGAACGCCCTGAAGGCCAAGGGCCTACCGGTTCCGGCCGATCCGGTGGATGCGAAGGCGCTGGGCGAGATGTGCCGCTGA
- a CDS encoding S9 family peptidase gives MIKPSLTALAAVLALSTPAMAEKLTPQRVFADPSLSGPTAKGVALSPDGKRVTYLKGKAEAANVQDLWAADVKGGEPYRLIDSATLSSGAKELSEAEKARRERARVSARGIVEYSWDKQGRFILVPLDGDLYLDSIADGKVTRLTETPGDEVDAKVSPKGAYVSYVRDQNLYIKPVSGGPEKALTTEGKDALSFGVAEFIAQEELSRATGYWWSPDEAHIVYARVDENGVDIVPRADIGPTGATVVNQRYPRAGRPNAVVDLFVRDLASGKVVQLDLGANKDIYVARVAWAKDGKTVYVQRLSRDQKTLDLIAFDPATGAGKTILTETDTHFIELLDNFRALQDGTFLWGSERDGNSHLYRYAADGKLIAQITNGDWPVDKLEGVDEARKVAIFGASMDSPLERRIYEVSYAKPGKPKALTSGGGWWSAKVADAGGAFAGSYSDPKTPPQTALYSADGKRVRWIEENKLAEGHAYWPYASTLPVPEYGSLKAADGSALYYEILKPTGFDPAKKYPAIVSVYGGPHAQRVTKGWHSPNERTYLEAGYVVFKLDNRGSGNRSAAFKRALDRNLGTVEVQDQLQGAKFLQSLPYVDPDKLGVMGWSYGGFMTLMLLTADNTPFKAGAAGAPPTEWGLYDTAYTERYMGTPADNKAGYAYSDINTRLDKLKPGSLLLLHGMADDNVIFENSTRVIAALQKKAIPFEMALYPGERHSAPGSKTKGLSVLNTHLEFFDRKLKGQ, from the coding sequence ATGATCAAGCCCTCGCTCACGGCGCTCGCTGCCGTCCTCGCCCTTTCGACCCCGGCCATGGCGGAAAAACTCACCCCACAGCGCGTGTTCGCCGACCCCAGCCTGAGCGGCCCGACCGCCAAGGGCGTGGCCTTGTCGCCGGACGGCAAGCGCGTCACCTACCTGAAGGGCAAGGCCGAGGCGGCCAATGTCCAGGACCTGTGGGCGGCCGACGTAAAGGGCGGCGAGCCCTATCGCCTGATCGACTCGGCGACCCTGTCGTCGGGCGCCAAGGAGCTGTCGGAAGCCGAGAAGGCCCGTCGCGAACGCGCCCGCGTCTCGGCCCGCGGCATCGTCGAATATAGCTGGGACAAGCAGGGCCGCTTTATCCTCGTCCCCCTGGATGGCGACCTCTATCTGGACAGCATCGCCGACGGGAAGGTCACCCGCCTGACCGAAACCCCGGGCGACGAAGTCGACGCCAAGGTCTCGCCCAAGGGCGCGTACGTCAGCTACGTCCGCGACCAGAACCTCTATATAAAGCCGGTAAGCGGCGGGCCCGAGAAGGCCCTGACCACCGAGGGCAAGGACGCCCTGTCGTTCGGCGTCGCCGAGTTCATCGCCCAGGAAGAGCTCTCCCGCGCGACCGGCTACTGGTGGAGCCCGGACGAGGCCCATATCGTCTATGCCCGCGTCGATGAGAACGGCGTCGACATCGTGCCGCGCGCCGACATCGGCCCGACCGGCGCCACCGTGGTCAATCAGCGCTATCCGCGCGCGGGCCGCCCCAATGCCGTGGTCGACCTGTTCGTCCGCGACCTGGCCTCGGGCAAGGTGGTCCAGCTGGACCTCGGCGCGAACAAGGACATCTATGTCGCCCGTGTCGCCTGGGCCAAGGACGGCAAGACCGTCTATGTCCAGCGCTTGTCGCGCGATCAGAAGACCCTGGACCTGATCGCCTTCGACCCGGCCACCGGCGCCGGCAAGACGATCCTGACCGAGACCGACACCCACTTCATCGAGCTACTCGACAACTTCCGAGCGTTGCAGGATGGCACCTTCCTGTGGGGCTCGGAGCGGGACGGCAACAGCCACCTCTACCGCTACGCCGCCGATGGCAAGCTGATCGCCCAGATCACCAACGGCGACTGGCCGGTCGACAAGCTGGAAGGCGTCGACGAGGCCCGCAAGGTCGCCATCTTCGGCGCCTCGATGGACAGCCCGCTGGAGCGCCGCATCTATGAGGTCTCCTACGCCAAGCCTGGCAAGCCGAAGGCCCTGACCTCGGGCGGCGGCTGGTGGTCGGCCAAGGTCGCCGACGCGGGCGGCGCCTTCGCCGGATCCTACAGCGATCCCAAGACCCCGCCGCAGACCGCGCTCTATTCGGCCGACGGCAAGCGGGTCCGCTGGATCGAGGAGAACAAGCTGGCCGAGGGCCACGCCTACTGGCCCTACGCCTCGACCCTGCCGGTTCCGGAGTACGGCTCGCTGAAGGCGGCCGACGGTTCGGCGCTCTACTATGAGATCCTAAAGCCGACCGGCTTCGATCCGGCCAAGAAGTATCCAGCCATCGTCTCGGTCTATGGCGGCCCGCACGCCCAGCGCGTCACCAAGGGCTGGCATAGCCCGAACGAGCGCACCTATCTCGAAGCCGGCTATGTCGTCTTCAAGCTGGACAACCGCGGCAGCGGCAACCGCTCGGCGGCCTTCAAGCGCGCCCTCGACCGCAATCTCGGCACGGTCGAGGTCCAGGACCAGCTGCAGGGCGCCAAGTTCCTGCAGAGCCTGCCCTATGTCGATCCCGACAAGCTGGGCGTGATGGGCTGGTCGTACGGCGGCTTCATGACCCTGATGCTGCTGACGGCCGACAACACCCCGTTCAAGGCCGGCGCGGCCGGCGCACCGCCGACCGAGTGGGGCCTCTACGACACGGCCTATACCGAGCGCTACATGGGCACGCCCGCCGACAACAAGGCCGGCTACGCCTATTCGGACATCAACACCCGGCTGGACAAGCTGAAGCCCGGCAGCCTGCTGCTGCTGCACGGCATGGCCGACGACAACGTGATCTTCGAGAACAGCACCCGCGTCATCGCGGCCCTGCAGAAGAAGGCCATCCCATTCGAGATGGCGCTGTATCCCGGCGAGCGCCACAGCGCGCCGGGCAGCAAGACCAAGGGCCTCAGCGTGCTGAACACGCACCTGGAGTTCTTCGATCGCAAGCTGAAGGGCCAATAG
- a CDS encoding BlaI/MecI/CopY family transcriptional regulator: MIESLPRREREVFETLCRLETGAVANVRSALSDPISDSAIRTMLSRLEAKGLVEREAGPDGFVYRPAPRPEAVAASALKRVIDTFFAGSAASAATALLGLAQRLTTEEAAALERVIDKAVERKP; this comes from the coding sequence ATGATCGAATCCCTGCCCCGACGCGAACGCGAGGTCTTCGAGACCCTCTGTCGCCTGGAGACCGGCGCTGTCGCCAACGTGCGTAGCGCCCTGTCCGACCCAATCAGCGACTCGGCCATCCGCACCATGCTCTCGCGCCTGGAGGCCAAGGGCCTGGTAGAGCGCGAGGCCGGTCCCGACGGCTTCGTCTACCGCCCCGCCCCGCGCCCCGAGGCCGTCGCGGCCAGCGCGCTGAAGCGGGTGATCGACACCTTCTTCGCCGGCTCGGCCGCCAGCGCCGCCACCGCCCTCCTGGGCCTGGCCCAGCGCCTGACCACCGAGGAAGCCGCGGCCCTGGAGCGGGTCATCGACAAGGCTGTGGAGCGCAAGCCATGA